Within the Carassius auratus strain Wakin chromosome 18, ASM336829v1, whole genome shotgun sequence genome, the region GGAGCAAGAATTCTTCACACTTTAACCTGAGCATGTTTTGTTACATACCTTTCTCTGACGTTATCAAGATGAACTTGTTCTGACTCAGTTTAATTCTGTAATGTGTTACCCCAACACAACGGCTGGattcatgtgtgtttgtgcagcacGGCGCTGATGTGAACGCCAAGGACATGCTGAAGATGAGCGCGCTGCACTGGGCCACGGAGCACAGCCACAGAGACGTGGTGGAGCTGCTTCTGCGCTTCGGAGCCGACGTCCACGCGCAGAGCAAGTTCTGCAAAAACGCTCTGGACATCGCGCTGGACAACAGCTGCCACGAGCTGGCCGAGATCCTGCAGGTACAGCTTCATGTACGGTTCTCCGAGAACCCCCTGGCCGTGTTTGAGCTCAGAACCTGTGTGAATCATGAAGCTCTAGCGCGAGTTCATGGAGTCTGACCCCCAGCGGAGGACCACTGACCCATCTGCTCTTTACCTGATCTCAGATCAGATTCAGCACTCTGtagacatttttaaagaaacatttgagTCATTGAAAGGAAGAGAAGCAGTTAATAGTCTCTTACTGGTCTCTGTAGAGTGTTTTAGGGCCGATGTCACAGATACTGAACTGGAGACGGCCGACTCAAACCAGCAGATTCAGATTCATTAGGAGCTTCAGATATATCTCTGATTTAAAGTGTTAATGCATATCTGCAGATAAAAACTGCTGTAATGTGTTTCTGAATATGATGATTGTGCGTCAGGTGGCGATGCAGAACCAGATCAACACAAACCCTGAGAGTCCAGACACGCTGACCATCCACACGGCCTCGCCACAGTTCATCATCGGCCCGGGAGGAGTGGTCAACCTCGCCGGACTCGTGTCGCCCGCCAACAGCAGCAAATCCACAGGTGACCCGACCTCTCGACCTCTTGACCTCTCGACCTCTCGACCCCGTGTGCCTCTCTGACTCATGTGGTCTGACTCTGTCTCTGACCAGTGGTGTCCGCTGAGGAGCTGATCACCGCTGACTCCGTCGACGGCGCCATACAGCAGGTCGTGAGCTCTGGGGGTCAGCAGGTCATCACCATAGTAACAGACGGCATTCAGCTGGGCAACCTGCAGACGGGCACCGGACTCAACCAGCCCATAATAGTCACCATGCCTGACGGACAGCAGGGTGAGAGAGAAGCAGCAGtatctggagtgtgtgtgtgtgtgtgtgtgtgtgtgcgtgagtgtgtgtgagtgtgtgtgtgtgtgtgtgtgtttgctcgcTCAGATctctcagagtgtgtgtgtgtgtgtgtgtgtgtgagtgtgtgtgtgtgtgtgtgtgtgtgtgtgtgtttgcttgctCAGCTctctcagagtgtgtgtgtgtgtgtctgcagtgcTGACGGTGTCGGACACAGAGGTGGCGGAGGAGACGGTGGTGAGCGAGGAGCCGTGTGTGAAGCGTCCGCGTGTGAAGGAGGAAGACGACGCTCAGATCCAGCAGACGCTCTCGCTCGAGGACTTCCAGGTACACACACATCTCTAGTCTCTAATGCATCAGTGTTAAAGCAGATTTCTGTTATCTAATGAATCACAGCAGTGCTGA harbors:
- the gabpb1 gene encoding GA-binding protein subunit beta-1 isoform X1 yields the protein MKRFFSYKHMSLVDLGKKLLEAARAGQDDEVRILMANGAPFTTDWLGTSPLHLSAQFGHYSTTEVLLRAGVSRDARTKVDRTPLHMAASEGHTRIVELLLKHGADVNAKDMLKMSALHWATEHSHRDVVELLLRFGADVHAQSKFCKNALDIALDNSCHELAEILQVAMQNQINTNPESPDTLTIHTASPQFIIGPGGVVNLAGLVSPANSSKSTVVSAEELITADSVDGAIQQVVSSGGQQVITIVTDGIQLGNLQTGTGLNQPIIVTMPDGQQVLTVSDTEVAEETVVSEEPCVKRPRVKEEDDAQIQQTLSLEDFQEKVSLLKQLEQANREAQKYRQQFLKKEQEAEAYRQKLEAITRQSAKKAA
- the gabpb1 gene encoding GA-binding protein subunit beta-1 isoform X2; translated protein: MSLVDLGKKLLEAARAGQDDEVRILMANGAPFTTDWLGTSPLHLSAQFGHYSTTEVLLRAGVSRDARTKVDRTPLHMAASEGHTRIVELLLKHGADVNAKDMLKMSALHWATEHSHRDVVELLLRFGADVHAQSKFCKNALDIALDNSCHELAEILQVAMQNQINTNPESPDTLTIHTASPQFIIGPGGVVNLAGLVSPANSSKSTVVSAEELITADSVDGAIQQVVSSGGQQVITIVTDGIQLGNLQTGTGLNQPIIVTMPDGQQVLTVSDTEVAEETVVSEEPCVKRPRVKEEDDAQIQQTLSLEDFQEKVSLLKQLEQANREAQKYRQQFLKKEQEAEAYRQKLEAITRQSAKKAA